In the genome of Oscarella lobularis chromosome 1, ooOscLobu1.1, whole genome shotgun sequence, one region contains:
- the LOC136194988 gene encoding uncharacterized protein, translating into MINANAALSSLFLFVFVSSTTVVLGQVSYLQSLQTKLVSMDNSIVSLQSQLSSQNGRISQQAAINEKHKKALDTMTDAFRVSSIRPVAHVCGHYSGRFSAGSLLSQWSVGRSYCPPLATGGMEVSKTGIVVPFDGLYYVYAQLQLDPHSGDSSSCAYQLRVNSRIVATSHAYTNTKTGYDDYTKYTGVTLSLQKGDHLGVYMRSSCTLDFFHSGESFLGAFFLSFNLQVLSTADPAVLVYGTYAGRWSSGSTLNRWNSIGSSFPSYIQGGSSYGSSYISVPKSGLYYVFSQLQMDPHSGDSSACGYELRSGSSIVSVVYFTPMMKTSGSEDRSEYTGLLRRMSSREQLKLVMTQTCSLHSFYSGESFLGAFYLPFQNAPAVHLRGIVSGTWQKGATLTGWNRISTLVNGNVSISSSGFIVPKPGIYYSYVQLMFKPGSAQKHCAYELRTKSKVIAAAHHNVPNPASLAKTVYTGSVARLEAGDLVSVRIRGSCTLSSYKNYETFLGGFFLG; encoded by the exons ATGATAAACGCAAACGCGGCTCTCagttctcttttccttttcgtcttcgtctcgaGTACGACGGTTGTGCTTGGCCAAGTGTCGTACTTGCAATCCCTTCAGACAAAG CTTGTTTCCATGGATAATTCCATAGTGAGTCTGCAAAGTCAG CTATCTAGCCAGAACGGAAGAATATCACAACAAGCAGCAATAAACGAAAAACACAAGAAGGCTTTGGACACAATG ACAGATGCATTTCGAGTATCCTCTATTCGACCTGTGGCGCATGTCTGTGGGCATTATTCTGGAAGATTTTCTGCAG GTTCCTTACTTAGTCAATGGAGTGTTGGCAGATCATATTGTCCTCCTCTAGCAACTGGTGGAATGGAAGTGTCTAAAACTGGAATAGTTGTTCCATTTGATGGGCTTTATTACGTCTACGCCCAGCTCCAGCTTGACCCACATTCGGGTGATTCAAGCTCCTGTGCATATCAATTGAGAGTCAATTCACGGATTGTGGCAACATCACATGCCTACACTAACACAAAAACAGGATATGACGATTATACAAAGTATACCGGAGTGACTCTCTCGCTGCAAAAAGGAGACCATCTCGGAGTATATATGAGAAGTTCTTGTACTCTAGACTTTTTTCACTCGGGGGAATCATTTCTTGGagccttctttctttcgtttaATCTACAAGTTCTGTCAACTGCTGATCCAGCAGTATTAGTGTATGGTACGTACGCTGGGAGGTGGTCGTCAG GGAGTACTCTCAATCGTTGGAACTCCATTGGCTCGTCATTTCCGTCCTACATTCAAGGCGGCAGTTCTTACGGGAGTTCATACATCAGTGTACCAAAAAGTGGTCTTTATTACGTCTTTAGTCAACTGCAGATGGATCCACACAGTGGAGATAGTTCTGCTTGTGGTTACGAATTGCGAAGCGGAAGCAGCATAGTCTCCGTAGTTTATTTCACTCCGATGATGAAGACGTCAGGCAGTGAAGACCGAAGTGAGTACACTGGGCTTCTCCGAAGAATGAGTAGCAGGGAACAATTGAAACTGGTGATGACTCAAACGTGTTCACTTCATTCATTCTACAGCGGCGAGTCATTTCTTGGTGCATTTTATCTGCCTTTTCAGAACGCACCAGCTGTTCACTTGCGCGGCATAGTCTCTGGGACATGGCAAAAAG GAGCCACTCTTACCGGCTGGAACCGCATATCAACTTTAGTCAACGGCAACGTTTCAATTTCCAGCAGTGGTTTCATTGTGCCAAAACCCGGAATATATTACAGTTACGTGCAGCTCATGTTTAAGCCTGGCTCAGCACAAAAACATTGCGCTTACGAGTTAAGAACAAAGTCTAAGGTAATAGCAGCAGCTCACCACAATGTACCGAATCCAGCCAGCTTGGCAAAAACGGTGTACACGGGCTCTGTTGCCCGTCTGGAAGCCGGAGATTTAGTTTCAGTTAGAATACGAGGTTCTTGTACGTTGAGTAGCTACAAGAATTATGAAACTTTTTTGGGAGGGTTTTTTCTTGGATGA
- the LOC136194968 gene encoding integrator complex subunit 11-like, whose product MSDIKVVPLGAGQDVGRSCILLYIGGKRIMLDCGMHMGFNDQRRFPDFSYIGAGPVTEYIDCVIISHFHLDHCGALPYFTEMYGYDGPIYMTHPTKAICPILLEDYRKITVEKKGETDFFTSAMIKTCMKKVVAVNLHQTVQVDDELEIKPYYAGHVLGAAMFRIKVGSQSAVYTGDYNMTPDRHLGAAWIDKCKPDLLITESTYATTIRDSKRCRERDFLLKVHEVIEAGGKILIPVFALGRAQELCILLETFWERMNLKAPIYFSTGLTEKANHYYKLFISWTNQKIKSTFVQRNMFEFKHIKPFERSFADNPGPMVVFATPGMLHAGLSLNIFKKWAHDKRNMLIMPGYCVAGTVGHKVLTGQKKIEIDKKTVIDVQLSVEYMSFSAHADAKGIMQLIRMCEPRNVLLVHGEEKKMEFLKNQIEKEFHISCTFPANGEMVTIETDPRIEIDVDAKLLAYAGGKIKSDSSVPKRLRADLDGDDRVLEGILVMRESGMTLMEPQQALKELGLMEQQLRFTTRLGVPQSAPPLKVLSQRLSGMLKGAFEDCDFRVMPDGSIGIASVMIQHTQGADPLKGEEDRELHVSWSYQDDDLGSEIASCTEDFLRTTSL is encoded by the exons ATGAGCGACATCAAAGTCGTCCCTTTAG GAGCTGGTCAAG ATGTCGGACGCAGTTGCATTCTGCTCTACATCGGCGGCAAAAGGATCATGCTCGATTGCGGAATGCACATGGGATTCAACGATCAG CGTCGATTTCCGGATTTTTCGTACATTGGAGCCGGTCCTGTGACGGAGTACATTGACTGCGTCATAATAAG CCATTTTCATTTGGATCACTGTGGCGCTTTGCCTTACTTCACCGAGATGTATGGCTATGATGGTCCTATCTATATGACCCATCCCACAAAGGCCATATGTCCAATCCTACTG GAAGACTACCGGAAGATCAccgtagaaaagaaaggcgagaCAGATTTCTTCACGTCAGCC ATGATTAAGACTTGCATGAAGAAAGTCGTGGCTGTTAATCTTCATCAAACCGTTCAG GTTGATGATGAGCTTGAGATCAAGCCCTATTACGCAGGACACGTTCTCGGCGCGGCAATgtttcgaatcaaagttggATCGCAGTCAGCAGTATATACA GGCGACTACAACATGACACCAGACAGGCACTTGGG GGCTGCTTGGATTGATAAATGTAAACCCGATTTGCTTATTACTGAATCAACGTATGCTACCACAATAAGAGATTCAAAAAG GTGCCGGGAGAGGGACTTTTTGCTGAAAGTTCACGAAGTCATAGAGGCCGGAGGAAAG ATTTTGATTCCTGTCTTTGCTCTGGGACGCGCCCAGGAGCTCTGTATACTTCTGGAAACATTTTG GGAACGAATGAATCTCAAAGCTCCGATCTATTTTTCGACTGGCCTAACAGAAAAA GCCAATCATTACTACAAACTTTTCATCTCCTGGACGAACCAGAAGATCAAGAGCACGTTTGTACAGCGAAATATGTTTGAGTTCAAGCACATTAAG CCGTTTGAGAGATCTTTTGCTGACAATCCAGGTCCTATG GTGGTGTTTGCTACTCCTGGCATGTTGCATGCCGGTCTCTCGCTGAATATATTTAAGAAGTGGGCCCACGATAAGAGAAACATG TTGATTATGCCTGGCTACTGTGTCGCCGGTACTGTCGGTCATAAAGTATTGACCGGTCAGAAGAAGATTGAGATTGATAAGAAAACAGTG ATTGACGTTCAGCTTTCAGTGGAGTACATGTCATTCAG TGCTCACGCTGATGCCAAAGGAATCATGCAGCTGATACGAATG TGCGAGCCCAGAAATGTTCTGCTTGTCCacggagaagagaagaagatggaatttttgaagaatcAAATCGAGAAAGAATTTC ATATCAGCTGCACGTTTCCAGCCAACGGAGAAATGGTCACCATAGAAACAGACCCACGCatagaaatcgacgtcgacgcaaaaTTGCTCGCATACGCTGGCGgcaaaataaaaa GTGATAGCTCTGTGCCAAAACGTCTCCGAGCCGATTTAGATGGCGATGATCGCGTGCTCGAGGGGATTCTTGTTATGCGTGAATCAGGCATGACTCTGATGGAACCTCAGCAAGCGCTCAAAGAGCTCGGTCTGATGGAGCAGCAGCTTCGTTTTACGACGCGTCTTGGCGTGCCTCAATCGGCACCGCCACTCAAAGTGCTCTCGCAAAGATTGAGTGGCATGCTGAAAGg ggcTTTTGAAGATTGTGATTTTCGGGTTATGCCTGATGGGAGTATAGGAATTGCCAGTGTAATGATACAG CACACTCAGGGGGCGGATCCGCTAAAGGGCGAAGAGGATCGCGAATTGCACGTGTCCTGGTCATATCAG GACGACGATCTCGGTTCAGAAATCGCTTCGTGTACAGAGGACTTCTTGCGGACAACGTCTTTGTAG
- the LOC136194603 gene encoding uncharacterized protein: MGFVPVASFIAAALVVALVRATATRGASASIAHPLPTPTSRIVSPPSQNASSTSFQSSSSPITPSNVIASTIASNASRSVVTPTSVFPTTYRTAIPVTLPAGIMNETADATLPTTYSEIVVASTPDVVATSTTFVRPPVASSSSSAPSLRPSPTIVSSPSPTLVGKTELRSDLVVWVPVVAIGAALILLLFVVSCVCWHRDRRSDRYDFSVVNYYAGQELKSPAPATTKYI, translated from the exons ATGG GATTCGTTCCGGTGGCTTCcttcatcgccgccgcccttgtcgtcgctctcgttcgagcgacggcgactcgcggcgcgtcggcgtcgatcgcgcACCCGTTACCGACGCCCACGAGTCGCATCGTCTCGCCGCCTTCCcaaaacgcgtcgtcgacgtcgttccaatcgtcgtcgagtccgATTACGCCGAGCAACGtcatcgcgtcgacgatcgcttCGAATGCGAGCCGAAGCGTCGTCACGCCTACCAGCGTCTTCCCGACTACGTATCGAACCGCGATTCCGGTCACTTTACCGGCCGGAATAATGAATGAAACGGCGGACGCGACTCTCCCCACCACCTACtccgaaatcgtcgtcgcatccactccagacgtcgtcgcgacgtcgacgacctTCGTTCGACCGCCCGTCgcctcatcgtcgtcgtcggctccgTCTCTTCGTCCGAGTCcaacgatcgtttcgtcgccgtcgccgacgctcgTCGGCAAAACGGAACTCCGTAGCGACCTCGTCGTTTGGGtgcccgtcgtcgcgatcggcGCCGCGCTcatcctccttctcttcgtcgtatCGTGCGTCTGCTGGCATCGCGATAGGAGATCGGATCGCTACGATTTTTCCGTCGTTAATTATTACGCGGGTCAGGAACTGAAAAGtccggcgccggcgacgacaaagtacatttaa
- the LOC136194978 gene encoding uncharacterized protein has protein sequence MSEPTLSEQVKLYPHVNESQLACWGLGRGIKATEPKRLMQVVARPVPVDETTANGGGSEPFVEETRVGTGYSELTFCVSSKTELTRKLSSTLLAPLSKAVSFECGCSYEKSTSDSETRIAVGHQIRNRTYTFRLHAHDEEKRIVDPVGRTFVEDCILKEYGKRMQSREGDTELPARMPELNEATEESVSDCERAIKGPLGGVTHFVVAIDMGGKVYREITTSSSTSTTSNDASFATTFKVFKAASELRNAQNRTKTTYTKSERVLLHPDIIGKPLKRDLKIKRDEEVVVCLRVLPIASLVKDPAWAESMRSASRNFIDEELQRAPMTHAFYLKAGQRYVRVQERKLRMTNVKKQATPVYIEPLPLRWSFSKKTTKDLLTTPGALFLLAFKIGGQRFYLCTSSRDKYEAIVSTHLADKSGGQFSLCHPGTNQAKALEDWLTIGLLIEWKSGFFSRHYLQLPSKKEDLHRDDASREETTGRDDASREETTGRDDTSKKETAGRDDTPREKTDEVAQFLRRDDSLWKETDGVAQFQLENACQSVMEEGSQKEESSPMQQTFIKIN, from the coding sequence ATGTCAGAGCCGACGCTTTCCGAACAAGTCAAGCTCTATCCCCACGTCAATGAAAGCCAGCTGGCGTGCTGGGGTCTCGGTCGAGGCATCAAGGCCACCGAGCCGAAAAGGCTCATGCAAGTCGTCGCACGTCCCgttcccgtcgacgagacgacggcgaacggCGGCGGTTCAGAGCCGTTCGTCGAGGAAACTCGCGTGGGGACGGGATACTCGGAGTTGACTTTCTGCGTTTCGTCCAAGACGGAACTCACGCGGAAACTGAGCTCGACGCTGCTGGCGCCTCTTTCGAAAGCCGTCTCGTTCGAGTGCGGATGCTCGTacgagaaatcgacgtcggataGCGAGACGAGGATCGCCGTCGGGCATCAgattcgaaatcgaacgtACACGTTTCGACTTCACGCgcacgacgaagaaaaacgcatAGTCGATCCCGTTGGCCGGACGTTCGTCGAGGATTGCATACTGAAAGAGTACGGCAAGAGGATGCAGAGTCGAGAAGGAGACACCGAGTTGCCAGCGCGCATGCCTGAATTGAACGAAGCAACCGAAGAAAGTGTATCCGACTGTGAGCGAGCGATCAAAGGTCCTCTCGGGGGTGTGAcccacttcgtcgtcgccatcgacATGGGCGGAAAAGTGTATCGCGAAATTACGACATCATCATCAACGAGCACCACTTCAAATGACGCCAGCTTTGCAACTACATTCAAAGTGTTCAAGGCCGCCTCCGAACTAAGAAACGCCCAAAATCGTACCAAAACCACTTACACGAAAAGCGAGCGCGTCTTGCTTCATCCGGACATCATCGGAAAGCCGTTGAAGCGCGATCTGAAAATCAAACGCGACGAGGAAGTCGTCGTGTGTTTGCGCGTCTTGCCCATCGCCTCTCTCGTCAAAGATCCCGCTTGGGCCGAATCGATGCGAAGTGCTTCGCGGAATTTCATCGATGAGGAGCTCCAACGTGCTCCCATGACCCACGCCTTCTATCTCAAAGCGGGCCAGCGTTATGTCAGAGTGCAGGAGCGCAAACTCCGCATGACCAACGTGAAAAAACAGGCAACGCCTGTTTACATCGAACCGCTTCCGCTGCGATGGAGTTTCTCGAAAAAAACTACCAAGGATTTGCTGACGACTCCCGGTGCTTTGTTTCTACTTGCATTCAAGATCGGTGGCCAGAGATTCTACCtgtgcacgtcgtcgagagacaAATATGAAGCAATCGTTTCTACGCATCTCGCAGACAAGTCCGGTGGTCAGTTCTCCCTGTGTCATCCCGGTACAAATCAGGCGAAGGCACTCGAGGATTGGTTAACCATCGGGCTGTTGATTGAATGGAAAAGCGGCTTTTTCAGTCGCCACTACTTGCAATTGCCaagcaagaaagaagacttACACAGAGATGATGCATCGAGGGAAGAAACCACAGGCAGAGATGATGCATCGAGGGAAGAAACCACAGGCAGAGATGATacatcaaaaaaagaaaccgcaGGCAGAGATGATACACCGAGGGAAAAAACCGATGAAGTCGCTCAGTTCTTACGCAGAGATGATAGCTTGTGGAAAGAAACCGATGGCGTCGCTCAGTTCCAATTGGAGAATGCTTGTCAGTCAGTGATGGAGGAAGGATCTCAGAAAGAAGAGTCCTCACCAATGCAGCAGACTTTCATCAAGATAAACTGA
- the LOC136195060 gene encoding complement C1q and tumor necrosis factor-related protein 9B-like isoform X1, whose product MDVHTYRVTKVLKDLKAFLENRVPLVLLDLLVLKVNKVQLDHRDLVEIPEYKVKRAYRGRKGDIGSTGPRGRGGIDGIPGPPGHIGQAGPKGPKGEQGVQGLAGPKGERGLDMKIF is encoded by the exons ATGGATGTGCATACATATAGGGTGACCAAGGTGCTAAAGGATCTCAAGGCCTTCCTGGAAAACAG GGTCCCGCTGGTATTGTTGGACCTCCTGGTTCTCAAGGTAAACAAGGTGCAACTGGACCACAGGGACCTCGTGGAAATACCGGAATACAA GGTGAAACGGGCATACAGGGGCCGAAAG GGAGACATCGGATCCACAGGgccaagaggaagaggaggaattGACGGAATTCCT GGTCCACCGGGTCACATAGGACAAGCAGGACCAAAAGGACCTAAAGGAGAGCAG ggAGTGCAAGGATTAGCTGGTCCCAAAGGAGAGCGGGGACTTGAT ATGAAGATATTCTGA
- the LOC136195060 gene encoding acetylcholinesterase collagenic tail peptide-like isoform X2, whose product MDVHTYRVTKVLKDLKAFLENRVPLVLLDLLVLKVNKVQLDHRDLVEIPEYKVKRAYRGRKGDIGSTGPRGRGGIDGIPGPPGHIGQAGPKGPKGEQGVQGLAGPKGERGLD is encoded by the exons ATGGATGTGCATACATATAGGGTGACCAAGGTGCTAAAGGATCTCAAGGCCTTCCTGGAAAACAG GGTCCCGCTGGTATTGTTGGACCTCCTGGTTCTCAAGGTAAACAAGGTGCAACTGGACCACAGGGACCTCGTGGAAATACCGGAATACAA GGTGAAACGGGCATACAGGGGCCGAAAG GGAGACATCGGATCCACAGGgccaagaggaagaggaggaattGACGGAATTCCT GGTCCACCGGGTCACATAGGACAAGCAGGACCAAAAGGACCTAAAGGAGAGCAG ggAGTGCAAGGATTAGCTGGTCCCAAAGGAGAGCGGGGACTTGAT TAG
- the LOC136195130 gene encoding complement C1q and tumor necrosis factor-related protein 9B-like: MHWSLIALILLCLVPLSCQNEESSSNCPLQKGDRGLPGHQGSTGIRGHKGDKGSQGSAGRNGDKGDQGAKGSQGFPGKQGSAGVVGPPGSQGTQGATGPQGPLGNTGIQGETGIQGPKGQKGIQGIKGENGPAGPRGRGGIDGIPVIRQTCLCHLCM, encoded by the exons ATGCACTGGAGCTTAATCGCCTTGATCTTACTTTGCCTCGTTCCGCTCTCGTGTCAAAACGAGGAAAGCAGTTCTAACTGTCCTCTCCAGAAAGGCGACAGA GGACTTCCGGGTCACCAGGGATCGACAGGCATTAGG GGTcataaaggagacaaaggaagtCAAGGAAGCGCGGGAAGAAACGGAGACAAA GGCGACCAAGGTGCTAAAGGATCTCAAGGCTTCCCGGGAAAACAG GGTTCCGCTGGTGTTGTTGGGCCTCCTGGTTCTCAAGGCACACAAGGTGCAACTGGACCACAGGGACCTCTTGGAAATACTGGAATACAA GGTGAAACAGGCATACAGGGTCCGAAAGGACAAAAAGGAATACAAGGAATCAAG GGAGAAAATGGACCCGCAGGgccaagaggaagaggaggaattGACGGAATTCCTGTAATACGTCAAACTTGTCTTTGCCATTTGTGCATGTAG
- the LOC136195122 gene encoding uncharacterized protein — translation MDVHAYRVTKVLKDLKAFLENRVPLALLDLLVLKVNKVQLDHRDLVEMPEYKVKQAYRARKVKKAYRELKETLDPQGQGGIDGIPGPPGHIGQAGPKGPKGEQGVQGLAGPKGERGLDIDEDILTRLKEEIVSDLLNTTSKPIAHIVGDGSNWKTYSNGKAVLTHWSTSTSDSVLQGGMTYSDGYITVPESGIYFIYFNLYTDVSSTNTEAPAIYVDSRRIGLSVYFRDDSGRQCDYVGLLWNVKKGNRLSVRTEVSGQVRYAFIYDHSFFGAWKVN, via the exons ATGGATGTGCATGCATATAGGGTGACCAAGGTGCTAAAGGATCTCAAGGCCTTCCTAGAAAACAG GGTCCCGCTGGCGTTGTTGGACCTCCTGGTTCTCAAGGTAAACAAGGTGCAACTGGACCACAGGGACCTCGTGGAAATGCCGGAATACAA GGTGAAACAGGCATACAGGGCCCGAAAGGTCAAAAAGGCATACAGGGAGTTAAA GGAGACATTGGACCCACAGGGCCAAGGGGGAATTGACGGAATTCCT GGCCCACCGGGTCACATAGGACAAGCAGGACCAAAAGGACCTAAAGGAGAGCAG ggaGTGCAAGGATTAGCTGGTCCCAAAGGAGAGCGGGGACTTGAT ATAGATGAAGATATTCTGACAAGATTGAAAGAAGAG ATTGTATCAGATCTCCTGAATACAACATCTAAACCCATTGCACACATTGTTGGTGACGGTTCAAACTGGAAAACCTATTCCAACG GCAAGGCGGTATTGACTCACTGGTCAACTAGCACGTCAGATTCCGTTCTCCAAGGCGGAATGACGTATAGCGATGGTTACATCACCGTTCCCGAATCTGgaatctattttatttacttcaATTTGTACACTGATGTATCATCAACGAATACTGAGGCTCCCGCCATTTATGTTGATTCGCGTCGTATTGGTCTTTCAGTCTATTTTCGCGACGACTCTGGCAGACAATGTGACTATGTTGGGCTGCTTTGGAACGTGAAAAAGGGCAATCGGCTGTCTGTTAGGACGGAAGTTTCTGGGCAGGTGCGATACGCTTTTATCTATGATCATTCTTTCTTCGGCGCGTGGAAAGTAAACTAA